The DNA window AACCGGTAATATGCGTCCCCTAAGAGCCCTACCCTGGTGATGCCGGAGACCTCCATCTCCATACATTCGTGGTACATGCGGTTGAGGCGGGCAAATCCTCTCAGGACGATCGCCGAGAAGAGCGCCTCTTTGTTTTCAAAATAGAGGTACAGGGTTGCCTTGTTCAACTCGACTTCTTGAGCGATATCGTTCATAGCGACATCGTCATACCCACGGGAGAAGAAGAGTCGCTCGGCTGCTTCGAGGATCTCAGTTCTCCGTTGCTCCTTCTCCCGCTGTCTCCTGTCTGCTATTGCCATTGTTGAGATCCCTACCCTCTGATCTGAGTTCTGGTTTTGCCAGAACTGATGATCTGTTTATCCCTGTTATTTCTCATGAACACCTTCCCAGGTATTCTCGTGCCACTGGAAAAAAGGTACTTCCTTTCAGGACACTTCTTTCAGTACAGATCTATCTGTGCCGCTCACAGGTTTTTTTTGAGTATTTCTGAGAAGTTCTGGTTGGAGATCTTCTGGTATTCATCCTTAGGGATGAGCGGGCGGCTGATCGTTTTAAGCAGTGAGGGATTGATGCTTCCCTCCTGAACGAGCTGGCGGCCGGCTTCCCGGGCTGCATCGAGGACGTCCTGGACCGGTGCGCCCTGTTCGATCATTTCCCTGAGGACCGGCCCGTGGGGACGGAGGAGCGCCCCGGCAAACTGCACGTTTCCGTGCGTGCTCCTGGCCTTGAACTGGGCGAGGAGCGGATCGAAGTTGTCCATCTCCCAGAAGCCGCAGTTCGAGACGAGCACCGTCTGATGGGATTTTGTCTCCTCCCTTTGGAGGTGGCGCATCTTGCCGTCACTCTCTTCGATGAACGGCTGGACCAGTGAGACCATTCGGTCCATCATGATCTTCATCGGTCCGGTGACGCCCCAGACATAGATCGGTGAGGCCAGGACCTGGATGTCCGCATCCCTCATCTTTGGAATGAGCCAGGTCATGTCGTCGTCATGGATGCACCGGCCAGGGGTTTTCAACCAGCAGGTGTAACAGCCGGTGCAGGGCTGAATCGTGAGATCTCTGGGATATACGATGTCGACCTCAGCCCCTGCCTCTTTCATTCCTTCAAGGAACGGGGTGAGAATTAAAGCGGTGTTTCCTTTGTCTCGGTTGGGACTTGCATTGATGGCGAGTACTTTCATTCGTATGCTCCGTGTAAAATGGTGATATCGGGTTGGTGGGATACCTGTAGACCTGGCGCACCGATTTTCATGACCGGTCCTCTCTGCCGAGTTTTGCTGTCAGGCTTTCAATCATCGGGGTGGAGATCTGGATAAACTGCTCGTAGGAGAGCATCTCCCGGCTGACGGTGGCCAGGGTCTCCTCTGCGATGATCCCATCCTCCACAATCTGATGACCTGCCTTTCCGGCGGCCTCCAGGATATCTTCAAAGGGAAGTCCGAGCGCTGCCGCACTTCTCATGAACGTTCCATGGGGACGGATGAGCGCCCCGGCAAATTCCGCGTTCATGTTCTTTGAGAGGGCCTGCATATGCATGATGAGGGGATCGAAGTTGTCCCTCTCCCAGAAACCACAGTTGGAGACCAGCATGATCCGGCGCACCTTCGTGTCCTTCGGGGTATGCCGGCTGTGGCCGTCCCGGGTTTCAATAGACATATGCAGGAGGGGGACCAGCCGGTCGATGAGGGTCTTCATCGGCCCGTTGACCCCGTCGACGTAGAGAGGTGATGCAAAGACCAGGATATCGGCCTCCCGGATCTCCGGCATCAGCCATTCCATATCGTCGGATTGAATGCATCGTCCTGATGGACGGCAGAAGCAGGTTAAGTCACCCCGGCAGGGAAGGACCGAGAGGTCTTCCGTGTAATAGAGGTCGACGTCTGCACCTGCTTCCTTCATCCCTGTGAGGAGTGGGTTGAGGATCAGGGCGGTGTTTCCCCTCTCCTTGCGAGGGCTTGAGTTGATGGCAATAACCTTGGTCCGTTCACCTGGTTTCGATGAAGACGGCTGATGGGTTTGATCGGTGTTCCAGGTATCCATTGGCACCACACAACAATATGTACCTCTGGTTAAATTATAACTTACGGTTAGTTTGTAACTTTTGGTATTTGCTGCGATAGAATTTGTATGCCCACCATCACTGTCTGGTATCTCTCCGTGCAAGGAGGGGAGTACTGCGTGATCTCTTCCATCCACCTCAATAGACAGGGTTGACGATCCCTTCAGTGATGGGGAGAAACATGACTGAGTGGAAGACTATGGCGCCGGAGAATGCCGAACACGAGAAGGTGTTCGTAGGGAAATCTTCAATACCGGCGACCCAGGACTTCTTGCAGGTACGGACGTGGACCTGTCGACAAAAGCATCTCTTCAAAGGTTTGGGTAGGAATGAGGACGACCAGCGGCGGCTCGGCGCTGCGTGGTGCGGCACCTTCGAGACGATTGGAGCCGGCACGAGGGTTGGGGTGGGAGGTGTCGTGGTTCTTGATATCCCGACCGGCGTGCTGGCCGTGAGCTACCCGTGCAGTGTGGTGCGGCTGGTGTAGTTCGGTCATGACGTTCCTTCCCGTTCCCCTGGGCCTACCAGCCTCTGATTGCGAGTCTCCACCAGATCAGGTCGGTTCGACCGCTTCAATACCCAGGAAGTATTCATGCCGGATCTGCTCTTCCGGCACCTCCATCTCTCTTAAAATTGTCGTCATCGCGTCGACCGTGGCCGCCGGCCCGGAGATGAAGAAGACCCGACCCTGCCGATCCGGGTCGTCGCCTCGTCCCCCGGCGAACGGGTGGCCGGTCAGTTCCTTCGTCATATCGAGCATCGGTTCGGTTGGACTGCTCGAGATGGTGAGGTGTCGGACCTGGTTCTCTCCGCCCC is part of the Methanosphaerula palustris E1-9c genome and encodes:
- a CDS encoding flavodoxin family protein, producing the protein MKVLAINASPNRDKGNTALILTPFLEGMKEAGAEVDIVYPRDLTIQPCTGCYTCWLKTPGRCIHDDDMTWLIPKMRDADIQVLASPIYVWGVTGPMKIMMDRMVSLVQPFIEESDGKMRHLQREETKSHQTVLVSNCGFWEMDNFDPLLAQFKARSTHGNVQFAGALLRPHGPVLREMIEQGAPVQDVLDAAREAGRQLVQEGSINPSLLKTISRPLIPKDEYQKISNQNFSEILKKNL
- a CDS encoding flavodoxin family protein, with protein sequence MDTWNTDQTHQPSSSKPGERTKVIAINSSPRKERGNTALILNPLLTGMKEAGADVDLYYTEDLSVLPCRGDLTCFCRPSGRCIQSDDMEWLMPEIREADILVFASPLYVDGVNGPMKTLIDRLVPLLHMSIETRDGHSRHTPKDTKVRRIMLVSNCGFWERDNFDPLIMHMQALSKNMNAEFAGALIRPHGTFMRSAAALGLPFEDILEAAGKAGHQIVEDGIIAEETLATVSREMLSYEQFIQISTPMIESLTAKLGREDRS